One part of the Symphalangus syndactylus isolate Jambi chromosome 1, NHGRI_mSymSyn1-v2.1_pri, whole genome shotgun sequence genome encodes these proteins:
- the LOC129490165 gene encoding olfactory receptor 5P55-like produces MVENHTQVTWFRLLGLTEQEELEGILFVLFLLIHSVTVMGNLGMITLTHADPQLHTPMYFFLSVLSFIDSSFSTVDTPRLLESFLISSQSISFAGCMVQMALMTLHGTAECLLLAIMAYDQFTAICHPLLYHTIMSQCLCVLLVVTCYTVSIANSALLTGCTFKLPYCGPNVINHYFRDIPPVLHLAFSYAYILVTICRMRSLEAQSKALPTCASHLTIICLFYSTITFMYAQPSSHNSMEHNKVMSVSYTVVIPMLNPLIYSLRNKDVKYALKRRCLCELSS; encoded by the exons ATGGTGGAGAACCACACCCAAGTCACCTGGTTCCGCCTGCTAGGACTTACAGAGCAGGAGGAGCTCGAAGGCATCCTTTTTGTGCTCTTCCTGCTCATACATTCAGTCACTGTCATGGGCAACCTGGGAATGATCACTCTGACCCATGCAGACCCACagctccacacccccatgtattTCTTCCTGAGCGTCCTCTCCTTCATAGACTCCTCGTTTTCCACAGTGGACACCCCCAGGCTGCTGGAGAGCTTCCTCATCTCAAGCCAATCCATCTCTTTTGCAGGCTGTATGGTCCAGATGGCCCTCATGACCCTCCATGGTACTGCTGAATGTCTGCTCCTGGCCATCATGGCCTATGACCAATTCACCGCCATCTGCCACCCTCTCCTCTATCACACTATTATGTCCCAATGTCTGTGTGTCCTGCTGGTGGTGACCTGCTATACTGTTTCTATTGCCAATTCAGCTTTGCTGACTGGGTGCACATTTAAGCTGCCCTACTGTGGCCCCAATGTCATTAACCACTATTTCCGTGACATCCCCCCTGTGCTCCATCTTGCCT TCTCCTACGCCTACATCCTCGTGACCATTTGCAGGATGCGCTCCCTGGAAGCCCAGAGCAAAGCTCTCCCCACCTGCGCCTCCCACCTCACCATCATCTGCCTCTTCTATAGCACCATCACCTTCATGTATGCTCAGCCAAGCTCTCACAATTCCATGGAACACAACAAGGTCATGTCTGTCTCCTACACTGTGGTCATCCCCATGCTGAACCCTCTGATCTACAGCCTGAGGAATAAAGATGTAAAATACGCTTTGAAGAGGAGATGCCTGTGCGAGCTGTCTTCATAA